Part of the Metarhizium brunneum chromosome 6, complete sequence genome is shown below.
GCCTCGTTATTTCTAttgtcttgtcttgtatGCGAAGAGGACGTAGTACATGAATAAATTAtcaaggagaaaaaaaaggaccaAAAGGACCAGACCCTTGACCAGTGGGCTTAGCGAGGCTTGTTCTTCTGGCCAGGAAGGCTTGGTCCACGCAGGGTCCTCAAAGAGATGTCGTGTCGAGGCCAATATCGAGAGGTTCGAAGGCGACCCACAGGGGTCAGGAACACGGGGCTTGGTTGGGCAAGCAGAGTAACTAATGTGATGCAGGCTTAGGATGTTGATGATCCGGGCCAACAGTGTTGATAAGGACATGGGGCCCGAAGTGGCAGCTGGAAGCCCAGAGTTTGACATGGCACCAGGATGACTGCCCAACATGTTCTTGCGGCACGAACATGGCAAACATGGTCACACGACGTCGCGCGGTTTTACATGTACCATGCAATCATCACGACCGATAGATCGCGTCAGTGCTGAAGAAGTCGACAGAAGCGCAAAACGAACAAAGCGCGCTCCATAATACTTGAAAACCCGCAATCACGTTCGAGGGCTTCCTGGCCCGCTCGCTCGAAAATGGCGAcgggcaaaaaaaaatatcTCATGACAATATTCTGTCATGCGCCAGCAAAGAGCCCAAGAAATTGGCCGAtgtgagtacggagtacggagtattgtacaAGACAATGGATGGattggaggaggcggcggcaagcGAGGGCCGAGGCTGCAGAGACTTTTGTCGTCATGGGCTGTCATAGGTCACCATGGGCTGCCACGGGCCACTCGACGACCAGGGTATGCACCAGGGATGCTCTTTCCGTCCAACCGCGGCGCTCTGGAACTGGGGAAAGAGTAAAGATGAAACAACTTGCATCTGTTGGCTGCTACATTGTACAATGAGATAAAGTACCAACGGCGGCCGTGCGCCGCTTAGCGGTACAATGATGTCATGTATCCGCGGCCCTGGCAGGGGCCCGCTTGAGATGTTTCATAATGACGCTCAAGTGCGCAAGTGCTCAAGCGTCCTGGCGGGACGTTGCTACTTCCTTCCTTGCGGGCATCGTGAACTGGGACTGGTAATTCATCCTCCATATTGTTTTCTCACGACATCTACGGAGTGCCCCCAATCTCCGTcactacctacctaggtagtattTACTAGCGAGGCGCTCGTGCGCCATTTTGTTCCTCATTGGCTATCTGGCACCGACCGGTGAATAACAAACTCCCCGTTGGTTCCCATGTAATAAAAATTCTAACTTTAGACTAACGACGACTTCAACATAAGAAGCTACTGTATTAGCTGAACTGACCTGACCGCAGGACCCTGGAATCAGCAGCCACAACTCAGTATGAAGCAAATCGCAAATCAAGCTTAAAAAGTCAAAATAGTTCCTGCAGGTATATTTGCCTCGACAAGAAGCCGGAACTCTCGACAGGTGTTGAATGCGATTAGGCGTAGCGTTCCCTGCCAGGAGGAAATGCTCCTCGAACCAGACCCTCGTGTAAAACGGTGATGTGTCGACCGCCGGCCGAATACACATGCACCTCAAAAACAAGGGTTGATAAATATGCAGCCGTGTTTCGAGCCTGGCTCAGATCAAACCAGctgctattaataaaagggGAACCAACTCCCAGGGGGCCAGCTCAGCCAGTGCAATCCTGCGCCAACCCCTTAAGATCGACCAACTTCTGATGAATTTCCGCAGCGAGTATGTACATCTCTCCCCCAGGTCTGTCAAGTTTTCAGGCTTGAGCTCGGAAAGTTAATGGGTTGAATTGGTAGACGGCCGGTTCAATATCCCGGGCGCAACAACAACATGCCGGTTATCGGCGCCAGCGACTATTGGAGGTCCCTTTTTGTAAACCCCCTGAAGTCTATAACAACGATGAACCCAGTATGTATCCACGTGGTACAACGACAGCACCTGCAACTAGTCTACTCCAGGACCAAGAATGCTCCGAAAGACTCGCATTGATACCCAGGGCTTTCCAGTGATGCAACCTAGTCCCATACCCATAGAATTCAACTCTCCCATAGGAATTGCAACCATTTCATTCACATGGCAACATCTCAACCATCCCGATAGACCATGACATCCAATTACACGACATGGTGTGTATCACTGAATGCCATCTCAAAGCTAATCAGTCCATGTAGCTGTACCTATCAACTGCCTGAACTACTAATTACGGAGCAGTTATAGTATTCTCAATGTGTCAGGACTTGGCTATTAGCCAGGGTACGAGAGTGTGGGGCGGCAATCCAGATTTGTGCACAAGAAAGGCATTCCTAGGGGCATCCCAAGCTCCAGCCTGACGGAAAGAGGAGGCACGAATGTGTGTTATTGTGTATTACATAAACGTGTGTCCTCCCTCGTGTgattttggttttttttttttttttcgttttagACATCCAAAGCTATCCCAGAATGTCTACCCGTTTCAGCTAAGATGTTTCAGTCTCATCGTAAATCGAGACGTAATATAAAAGAGGCACAGCAATAGAGTTACCTCTAGCGAAATTCAGCACACCCCTAATGCTACCAAGCATTGACAACACAGTGTTCAGCGAAGACATGATGAAAAAAGTCAATATGAACACGATGGACATCCAGGATCGGAGATTCATCTGGGTTGCCCACCTAAAGCTACCCGTCTCTTCAATATTCCAGACAGAAGTACCGATGACAAAAGAAAGGGCAAAAGCATACTCGCAAACGCAACCGGAAGACCTAACGAATACAGTTCGCGTCGTGCCCCAAGCGGAAATCTCTcgtgcttcttggccgaacGATTCACCAAGGAAGCCGGAAGCGCAAATTCCAAGGCGAGTCCGCCCCAGAGCACAATACCCGCCACATGCCATATCACCAAGGTGCCAATGGATGAAATATACACCCAGGAAGCGATGACCCAACCCAGGCCGGGGAGATGCTCCGCCATGTAGCGCTCCCACCTAATGAGCTCGGTAAGCCTGAACAGGCGCCATGCAAATTGGGGCACGGTCGGTATCGTGGCGGCTACAGACGCGAGAGACGACCAGATTCTGCCAACATGCCAGCTTTGAAACTGCCCAAAGACATACAGATAGCTGTCGAGTGGTTGGGGGACGGCGTGCCTGTACGCTGCCAGGAAGAGCAGTTTAAATACCACCCTCAGGCCGTCGGCCAGGTACAAAATCGGTGAGGCACAAAGGAGTACATGATGCTCAtactcaaggccaaggacacgACCGCACGGCTGAGCAGTAGAGCCTCCGTGAACGGATGGAGGCTCGTGCCATTTGCCATGATGTTGTCGGAAACCGTAGCCGTGTTTTACTTGTGCGTGTTGGTCGTCCTCGAATACTCTGGGCAAAGGGACAGCGATGTGTGTCATGTATAAAGATGTATAAATCCACACACGCGCTTATATAGATATATAAAGACGCGAAGCAGCCGCCCTTCTACACAGCTGAGAGCGCATCTTGCATTCCGGCTCATGTACGTGTAGTCGGACGCCAGCCGACAATTTCGAAACACGATCCCTCTAGTTTCTAAGCGCGCGCCAACTGTGCCAGCCGTCATACTGGAATCAAGTTGAAATGTCAGACGGCCACACAGATAGGATACCAAGTCCTCATCACGGGGGCAGCTTTGAGCCCCCAACGCGGAAACGAATCCAAGTCCACCACGCCGCAAGGCCATCCATCACTCACACGGGCCGTGTATACCGACCATGAGACACCGGACATTTGCCCAATCGAGGCTAAACTTGACTAGAATATAAATAGCCTACAGCTGGGATGAGGACCCCGTCATTAGGGTCGGGGAAACACGGCAGGAGTCAGCATTCACAACAAAGCATCATTGGTTTTATCCCACAGAGCCTCGTATCGTATAACGTCGAGTCTGCCGAGTAGGCAAAACATGCTAGTACTCCGCCGACGTCTCCATCTTCTTTTAACAAACATTCGGCAGTGTGTGGTACACTAAAGTACGAATGGCGTAGAATTACCAAATCGGGTAATCAGAGGCGTGCGGCATCGAATCGCAATGGATCAGCCATCGGAAATGTCTCACGACAGGCATTGCGCCAATCTcagccaccgccgcccagTTTTACAATTCATACTTGGATACATGCACCATGGATCACCACATCAAAGGGCCAACACAATCGCTGCAATACGGCAACATTGCACCTTTTGTCCTTGTCTCCATTAGACTCATGACTATCCGCATAGTGACATAAAATACATAATAAAGCCGACAGATATAAGCTATACGCTAATAATGGTCTTCAACCAATGCCATTAGAAAAAGAGATTGAAACGACCCCTCGTCTTATCGCGTGGTACTTCTCAGAAAGAAAGCATCATGTCTCATCCGGCTCTCGCGCAGAAAATAGAAGCAACAACCATATTGAGCATCTGCGTAGCCGAACCAACCAAGATCATGTCTGCGTCCAAGGGCCCAAAACAGCCAAAGTATGACCGGCTCGGCGATGGGATCAAGTAAAGAATATTGGCccagaaagagaagaagaagaagaagaagaagacgaaaaagaGTAGCAGATCGTAGGGTATAAACGCAAGTCAAGTCCGAAATCAGTCCTGGACTCCAAACacattaaaaaaaaaccatgcCTCCGCAATACAATTCACAAAGGGATTTGCAAGCCAGTTTGCCGTGGCTTAAAACTCGTTGCAACCGCAGAAGATGGCCTATCACACAGACTCAATTGCCGATACGGCTGGCGAAGCCGTAGGGACTGGACTTTGTCGCAAGGGTTCCAAGGTATGTGGCGGCTCTGCCAGTGAGTCCAGCTTCTGTCCACCAGGTAACCGCACGCTGCCTCGCGATCCACGGATGATTTGCCCTGTTTCAACGCGGTCCTGGATCATCTCTTCAAGCATTCTATTCATCTCATCGACGCTCTTGGTCCGCCGCCTGTGGAACTGGTTGTTCGTAGGGCTActtggcatcgtcgtcttggcctgATCCGTAACTGGGGTTGGTCGTGCGTCGGCTGAAGCGTCAGCAGTGTCTCGAGAGCGCGCAGCACTCCTCAGAGCGGCAAGCATACGGTCTTTATCATCAAGGCGAGCACGGAGATCAGCAATCTCGGCATCCTTTTCCTTCAAGGCAGCAGCGACGCTGTGGTCTTCACCAACCATGATATTCTTACTTGGCGCGGAAAATCCAACAGAGGTTCGCGACGAGCTTGCCCGCCTCGCTTGGAGAAGTCTCTTCTCCAAAGTGGCAATGTACCGGTTCTTATCAACTAGGTCTGCCTGAAGCGCCCGGTTTTGGGCCGTCAGGGAAGCCGTGCCGTCTCCATACTCCCCAACGCTatcgtcctcggcatcaaTGGCCTCTCGCTCACATTCGCCAGATAATCTTTGGCCGCCGCTAGAACGTCGCCCAATTGTCGATGACGCTGACGTCATTGATGCAGTGCGCTCCAGCAGAGGTTTTGATCCAATGGACGTGGCAACTGAGGATCTGATCGACCCCGTCAGGGAGAGTTGAGAGAATCGTGCATACTGTCCAAGGGAGCTTAATGAGCCGTTGGAATTGACCCCGATCGACTTAGAGCTGAGGATCAGCCGGTTGAGATGATCAATTCGTTCCTTCAGCGCTGTTCTTGCAAGCTGCATCTCCAGCATTTGCTCCTCGTGTCTCTCGACAGCCTCCATTTCTCTGACTTTTTCTGcttcctcgtccttctccttgtccttgtccgcCTCGCTGTCCTTGCTACTCCTCTTGCCCTTTTGTGAATCAAGCTGCTTCCGCAGCTCCACGATCTCCATGCGATACCGCTCTAAAAGCACTCTTGcaccgccgtcgcctccTGCACCAAGAGCCTCTTCCGCTCTTTTGGCGTGGCTTACAATACTGTTCTTGGCCCGCGAGGCAAATTTCAGAGTATTAATGGTTTCGGTCGTATGGGAGTTTGCGGCCGCGGTACTGCCGGCGGCTCCAATCTGGATGGTGCAAAGGATGCTCACTAATGAATTGCCGGACAAGGCTCCCTGGAGGAGACGCGTCAGTTTGCTGTCACGGTAAGGCAGGTGTTTGCCTTCTTTGTCGCTGCTTTTGCTTTCCTTATCCTTCCACTCGGATAACTTTGATATGACGGTTCCTAGTGTGAGAAGACTCTTGTTGATATGGGCACCTTCTTGTCTCCGCTCCTTGGACTCAGCTGCTTTTTCAGAACCAGCCAGATCTATCAAACTCAGAGTGGACACACGAACAC
Proteins encoded:
- the KIN7D gene encoding Kinesin-like protein KIN-7D, coding for MALPALPVHKTRKSTENIPSHAPVKSAPSTPRSGLRAPSSILTPPTPVPTTTLPFSKSLASVNAIGAVNAAGKTLRKTVSISSFPHPPRGESRSSSLPPSPLASEKTRSRRSKTPKELSHLTYSPSTPSLLNGSGEGKSISNARMSDGLISISSPPQSRSSSAQDSYSTSATTYDEPGEGSAVKVDAGAPVVGSASDKRSSKSDGKGNVVVSVRVRPDNAPGQSNPEGEWMVDGRKSLIAYKGKEGGDYIYDNVFTTHDNNARVYDHIAKRLVRRVMEGYHGTVFAYGMTGTGKTFSMQGTASSPGVIPLAITDIFSYIRETPSREFLLRVSYLEIYNERIHDLLSMPTGSGVGGAPQQDEIKLREDSKRGVYATPLKEEIVQSPTQLLRVIARGDQARRTASTQFNARSSRSHAVVQIVVESRERTPGAAAGGNEAKRSAILPGGVRVSTLSLIDLAGSEKAAESKERRQEGAHINKSLLTLGTVISKLSEWKDKESKSSDKEGKHLPYRDSKLTRLLQGALSGNSLVSILCTIQIGAAGSTAAANSHTTETINTLKFASRAKNSIVSHAKRAEEALGAGGDGGARVLLERYRMEIVELRKQLDSQKGKRSSKDSEADKDKEKDEEAEKVREMEAVERHEEQMLEMQLARTALKERIDHLNRLILSSKSIGVNSNGSLSSLGQYARFSQLSLTGSIRSSVATSIGSKPLLERTASMTSASSTIGRRSSGGQRLSGECEREAIDAEDDSVGEYGDGTASLTAQNRALQADLVDKNRYIATLEKRLLQARRASSSRTSVGFSAPSKNIMVGEDHSVAAALKEKDAEIADLRARLDDKDRMLAALRSAARSRDTADASADARPTPVTDQAKTTMPSSPTNNQFHRRRTKSVDEMNRMLEEMIQDRVETGQIIRGSRGSVRLPGGQKLDSLAEPPHTLEPLRQSPVPTASPAVSAIESV